AATCGCTACACTGTCAGCGGAGCGTCGCCTCGAACCAGTCCGCTGCCACCGCGGCGACCTCGTCTAGTTCACCCGGACCCTCGAAGAGGTGGCCGGCGCCCTCTACGACGTGGAGCGAACGTTCGGCGGGCAGCTGGGCGTAGGCCTCGCGGTTGCGCGTGAGCACCTCGGTGTCCGCGCCGCCGACGATAAACAGCGTCGGCGACGTGACCCGACCGAGGGCGTCCTCGGCCATGTCCACGCGGCCGCCCCGCGAGACGACCGCGTCGATATCGCCGCCGAGTCGCGCCGCTCCCCGGAGGGCGGCGGCTGCGCCGGTGCTCGAACCGAAGTAACCCATCGAGACCCCACTCGCCCAGTCCCGCCCCCACAGCCACTCGGTGACCGCTACGAGCCGGTCCGTCAGCAACGGGATATCGAAGCGGTTCCGGCGGGTCCGGTCCTCCCGCTCGGTGAGCAGGTCGAAAAGCAGCGTCCCGACGCCCCGGTCACGGATGACCTCGGCCACGTAGTTGTTGCGCGGGCTGTGCCGGCTGGAGCCACTGCCGTGGGCGAAGACGACGACGCCCGGCGCGCCCTCCGGGAGTTCCAGTGTCCCGTCCAGCGTGACGCCGTCGACCGGAATCCGGACGGGTTCCTCGGTGTGCTGGACCATGGTGAAAGGTAGGACTGGTGACGTATTACTCTCCGCCCCACGCGGTGTGACAGTGGGAGAGAGGTCGTGGCTGGCAGGTAGTCAGAACCCCGAAACGTCGGAGAACGGGGACGCCCGGTCGGTCACTCGCTCGCGTCGAACCGGTGTAGCCGGTAGGCGCCGCGCTCGCGGCCTTCGTCGTGGTAGACGACGGGTTCTTCGACGGCGACGACGGTCCCGTCGTCGGCCGCTGCGGCGGTGACGATACCGTCCGCGTCGACCGTGTCGGTGTGGCCGTCGGCGACATCGAACAGCCGGAGCCAGTGGGTCGCGGCGTCGCGGTCGCGGAAGTGCTGGGCGGCGGGGACGGCGAGCAGGTCGCCGTCGGCGCCGAGCCCGCTCGCGAAGCCCCCGACGGTGGCACGCCAC
The genomic region above belongs to Halomicroarcula saliterrae and contains:
- a CDS encoding dienelactone hydrolase family protein, whose protein sequence is MVQHTEEPVRIPVDGVTLDGTLELPEGAPGVVVFAHGSGSSRHSPRNNYVAEVIRDRGVGTLLFDLLTEREDRTRRNRFDIPLLTDRLVAVTEWLWGRDWASGVSMGYFGSSTGAAAALRGAARLGGDIDAVVSRGGRVDMAEDALGRVTSPTLFIVGGADTEVLTRNREAYAQLPAERSLHVVEGAGHLFEGPGELDEVAAVAADWFEATLR